The genomic region TGTAATCTCCTTTTTTATCCCTTTTTACCGCGGTTGAAGAGATAGAGAGGCAAGATGAAACTTCTTTTAAGTCAGGGATAATGAAAGGTCAGATTGGTAAGAAGGGCTTGACTCCTTTTGCCTTTGGGACTTAAGTTCTATATTATAATTTGTTCCCCAATAGAGTTTTTGTGATATTCCAATGGATAAATCCTCTGTGGTAGGAGAGTCAGCACCCGCAAGGTTTGATTTCAAAACCAGATTTTTATCAAAGGATGCCCTTTCAATATTGATTGTTTTCTGGGCGATTTTGGGATTAAATCCTTGCACCTTTATATCCAGATTGTTTTTCAGGGCAAGGTTTATACAATCATTTAAAGTTAATGTAGTTTGCCCATAGACACTTGAAAAAACAAGTAAAAGAATAGCGATTATTGCCACTCTTGTATATCTCAAAATCTTTTTCCTCCAGATAAATAAGGTAATCGGGTAATCGGTGACCAGTATTACCAATCACCGATTACCGATTACCGCTAACTGATTACCGACTCATTGGGCAGTGTGATTCAAAGGGCGGCATCATGGAAAGTTTCTCCAGCTGTTCTTTGGTCAAGATT from bacterium harbors:
- a CDS encoding TolC family protein; translated protein: MRYTRVAIIAILLLVFSSVYGQTTLTLNDCINLALKNNLDIKVQGFNPKIAQKTINIERASFDKNLVLKSNLAGADSPTTEDLSIGISQKLYWGTNYNIELKSQRQKESSPSYQSDLSLSLT